A stretch of DNA from Solea senegalensis isolate Sse05_10M unplaced genomic scaffold, IFAPA_SoseM_1 scf7180000014306, whole genome shotgun sequence:
ttctGTAATCAATAGagaaaaattttttttttatgtattttctgagTCTGTGGATACTTGCATTACTGCTGGTCATCATTTTCCATCGTTtacttcctttttgttttggaacatTGACACGGAACTGTCATGTTGTAGGTTTTGATTGAAGGGGTTTACACCCTTTAAATTGaaactgagtttgtaggtataggtttttataacctgatactgagtttgtaggtacAGATTTTTATAATCTGATACTGAGTTGTAGGTACAGATCTTTATGGTCTGATACTGAAGTAGGTGAGAACTTTCCACTCTCACTGAGGTAGGTGAGAACGTTCCATTCTCACTGAAGTTAGGTGTGGGTTATAGGCGTCAAAGACCTACACCTAGGATTATTTACTAGAAGTCAGGGACTTACCGGTAGACAGGGTCTATACGAGGTAAATAATCAAAAGAGTCAGGGACTCTTGgtaaaaaggaaacatgggTACCCAAGGAAGTAAACGAGCGAAAAATGATCCAGCCAGTCCAATTATTCTggccatgaaacaaaaatatggggATCAAAGTGTTGAATGTTTGAATTACTGGGTAACAAATCATGGATTCCCAGAAGGGGGATCGTTGAGCAAAAATCAACTGAAAAAATTACGTGAAAGtcttgagaaagaaagacagacaattatgagcaaaaagagagtgaaaagtgataaaatgagAGAGATTGAAAAGAATGAAGGATGTCTGAAAAAGTGGGAAGATGAATGTGAAACGAGAGAAAGGAGACAAGTGTACAAAATGATAACATGTATGAAAGTCGataagaaagacaaaggaagtgattttgaaCCTAAGAGTAAAAAGAATTCTCTCTATCCTAAACTGACAGGGTGCGGTCAGAGCTCTCTGGTTGATGACACTTCCTGGTCCCCCCCTTGAAGACGACCTCCTCCATCTGCCACGTCATCACCGATGTCATCCACATCCTCTTTCATGAACACTCCCTCACCAGGCTCCagtgtcctcacctcctcctccctctcccctccaatTGCAGCACGCACCAGACAACAATCAGATTCAGCTCTTACGATGCCAATGGTGCAAGTTATGGGTCCGGATGGAAATCCAGGTTTTGTCTACCGCCCATGGACAACTCAGGACCTGATTGATGCAGCAAGGTGGTGCTGCCATGGCACGAGCCTATGTTCAGTTCATCAAAGATTTCACACCAACCTCAGGCGAAATCCAGAGAGTCatgatgaaatacatgaaaccaTCTGATTTCTCCAAGGTGAAAGACATTTTCCCAAGAGATGGCGACTTCAGACCACAAACGGTGAATTGGGACACTAATGACAATGCTGATCTAGCAGACCGACAGTATCAGGACTTTATCACACAATTAGGACTGAAATTGGTTGAGGTTTTCCCTGCTCACTGTGACCTCGCTAAAGTGAATGCCTGCTGTCAGAAGGAAGAGGCATGCAGAGAGGACGCAGGCCATGGCAAGGAGAGAGATCAGATCCAAGAATGGGACCACCACCAGGTTACGATGTGTGCTTCCTGTGTGGCAATAAAGGACATTGGGCAAAGGATTGCACACAATTCCGAGgccgaggcagaggaagaggtgcTCCACCTAGAGGCAGAAATGACCGTTGGCAACAATCATCTGTCTGATCTGAGAGACGAGGGAGGGGAGGACCGGATGCGTGCGTCACCCAGACAGCCTACCCTGAACCTTCAGAAAAGGGGAGtgagaatgacacacacacacacacacacaccactcacacgcTTACACCGCAGCAACAACACCAACTACTCACAGATACTATTGaagttttacagagaaaaactgaGTTTAAACCTATAGGAACATACACCATGTATGATGACTCAATGGTGCAGAAACTGCCCACTATGATTTTGAATGTTGCAGGAAAAGATGTTACATTTATGGTTGACTCGGGTGCAACACGCACAGTGTTAAAATACTCTGAAATACCTAAACCAGACATTGCCAAACTCAGTGGCAATTTCATGTATTCCATTGGTGCATGTGGAACAACAGTGAAAGAAAACTATACATCTCCAATTACGTGTTCTCATCCTGAACCATTTACTAAAGTAAAGCACTCATTTTTGCTTTCCCAAGTCTGTCCATTCAACTTGTTAGGACGAGACTTGATGATGGCTTTTGGCATCGACCTGATTTCGACACCAGAAGGAGTTAAAGCTGTGAGACGAACAACTCCACCCAATCCTGAAGCCTATATAATGGCTAAGTATCAACCTGATTTAATCTCCTCGCTGCTCTACATATACCAATGGAAAGTTGAGAGTGTTTTGGCTCCATCTCTAACTGAACGTGCACATGCACTGGTTAGCCCAACTGCAGCTTTCATGCAGCCTGAGGCACTCCATTGCACGTCACACGTGACAACTGACCTTGACAGAGACTATGAAACTAAATGGTGGACTGACATCAACGATACTCTACTGACTGACTCTCTCTACTGGACAGACCTGCGATGTGCACTTTCTGTCAGCTTAACAGCTGAACAACAACGATTTTTTCTGATTAACAATTCACATCCACATATTTCGCTTTCCAAAGGACAAACTGATCAATGGAAAGATTTAGGTCCATGGACAAAATCATGCATTGAGCTCAAAGATTGGCAATCTACACCTGACCCACATGTGTCGTACTCGCCAAAGGGGGGTGTTTTCAAAACTGCATGCAAATTAACTGTGGCTACTCTGAAATCTGTCTACTTGCTAGACCACAATCTTGCTAAAACCGAACA
This window harbors:
- the LOC122761013 gene encoding uncharacterized protein LOC122761013; translation: MYDDSMVQKLPTMILNVAGKDVTFMVDSGATRTVLKYSEIPKPDIAKLSGNFMYSIGACGTTVKENYTSPITCSHPEPFTKVKHSFLLSQVCPFNLLGRDLMMAFGIDLISTPEGVKAVRRTTPPNPEAYIMAKYQPDLISSLLYIYQWKVESVLAPSLTERAHALVSPTAAFMQPEALHCTSHVTTDLDRDYETKWWTDINDTLLTDSLYWTDLRCALSVSLTAEQQRFFLINNSHPHISLSKGQTDQWKDLGPWTKSCIELKDWQSTPDPHVSYSPKGGVFKTACKLTVATLKSVYLLDHNLAKTEHIQQMFSAEQIHPALAQVPPKLWAQGKYDVGLIKNCEPVIVTPKSDYRPKRVQYPLCPEAVNGIKPVFKSLLEAGVIIPCDDSPVCTPIFPVQKAREPPSLPEWRFVQDLKAVNAAVHARTPSVPNPYTLLSQVPSSAKWFSVVDLSNAFFSVPVHKDSQYWFAFQFNGKGYTFTRLCQGFTESPTIYNQALCESLSPLALSDGTALLQYVDDLLICAPTEKNNA